In one Magallana gigas chromosome 9, xbMagGiga1.1, whole genome shotgun sequence genomic region, the following are encoded:
- the LOC136271818 gene encoding phospholipase A and acyltransferase 3-like, with protein MDAKKKKWEGYNRYLIQEASVGDLLEFPRILYSHWAVYIGNEEVVHLAGIDDDGLNGNFNPTHMFTISGKLFKKAVVKRESVWNVVLNSKVAINNKKDISLNPFPPTKIVKMATRMIGEIGYNALWRNCEHFAAFCRYGVAWSKQADAALMLFSIILAIAILAAVYKLSRRR; from the exons ATGGATGCTAAAAAGAAGAAATGGGAAGGATATAACAGATATCTTATACAAGAAGCAAGTGTCGGGGATCTACTGGAATTCCCTCGCATCCTATATTCACACTGGGCTGTGTACATAG GAAACGAGGAGGTTGTACATTTAGCCGGCATCGATGATGACGGATTAAACGGCAACTTTAATCCGACGCACATGTTCACGATCAGCGGAAAACTATTCAAGAAAGCAGTTGTGAAGAGAGAGAGTGTTTGGAACGTTGTTCTAAACTCTAAAGTCGCcataaacaacaaaaaagacATCTCATTAAA TCCTTTTCCACCCACCAAAATCGTAAAGATGGCCACGCGTATGATAGGAGAAATAGGGTATAATGCCCTATGGCGAAATTGCGAGCACTTCGCCGCCTTTTGTAGATATGGTGTTGCCTGGTCCAAACAG gCTGACGCTGCTTTGATGCTATTTTCGATTATTTTGGCAATCGCAATTCTTGCAGCTGTATACAAGCTTTCTCGCAGGAGATGA